The following coding sequences lie in one Sphingomonas sp. M1-B02 genomic window:
- a CDS encoding gamma carbonic anhydrase family protein, producing MPLYGFGGRQPQIGTEVWIAPSADVIGDVHLAELASVWFGAVIRADNTSILIGARSNIQEGAMLHSDPGAPCTVGEDVTVGHHAILHGCTIGDRVLIGMGATILNRAEIGEDCLVGAGALVTEGKIFPPGHLIVGSPARAVRPLDDMQKAMLRASASHYAQKQREYAFGLKRID from the coding sequence ATGCCGCTCTACGGGTTCGGCGGTCGACAACCGCAGATCGGCACGGAGGTCTGGATCGCGCCCAGCGCCGACGTGATCGGCGATGTCCACCTCGCCGAACTGGCCAGCGTCTGGTTCGGCGCCGTGATCCGCGCCGACAACACGTCGATCCTGATCGGCGCGCGCAGCAACATCCAGGAAGGCGCCATGCTCCATTCGGATCCCGGCGCGCCCTGCACCGTGGGTGAAGACGTCACCGTCGGCCATCATGCGATCCTCCACGGCTGCACGATCGGCGATCGCGTGTTGATCGGCATGGGGGCCACGATCCTCAACCGCGCGGAGATCGGCGAGGATTGCCTGGTCGGAGCCGGCGCGCTGGTGACAGAGGGTAAGATCTTCCCGCCCGGCCACCTCATCGTCGGCAGTCCGGCCCGCGCGGTCCGTCCGCTCGACGACATGCAAAAGGCGATGCTCAGGGCCAGCGCGTCGCATTATGCCCAAAAACAGCGCGAATATGCCTTCGGATTGAAGCGGATCGATTGA
- a CDS encoding TonB-dependent receptor, producing the protein MTDRSKMRRYMGATSSWAALGLVLAFGGQALAQTAPDPTGTVVDESALQDEDAIVVVGSRASQQSANNRKKNARTATDSIVADDIGSFPDRNVNEAISRIPGVALSRNEFGEGDGVAVRGNGPDLTRVELDGIGVQSTNALAIAGASGRGSDLRELPAELVKSVDVVKGSTADMTEGSLGGTVQIKTRTGLDFKKPYASLRVGAGQNSLGKDWTPDVNGVLASRFFNDRLGVIASGSYSKLQNNAHGYENTTSNNRGYSRLYDFDNSPEKTFAFNPATVGTDAADVAIANATAPDGSTLTPRELVTLAAGAASKAQCLTIFPNASATAATGVRAQRILEQQTCLNQWNDYTPSLIRHFSNTQTDERYSFDARMDYRITDNLTFFAKGTIANRKVHDQNRSRTPVSLFNANLNGTFVDTATGYPRIRSVSPTAPAGYALFDPQYGFNNVANNATLGNVLNVVPGSVVVDSAHNVTQLTTTNNSVTIDQIENRIDTSTKYAQAGLEYRSDRLEIDLWGGYTKAVTSRGDMRTQRSYNYGDATLTLQPNGLWDIDLPANYDETNPSNFVQVAPATTALAAVVAGPNGPAVPAYSIAQQPLTTPNFQVQYTPALGEASEKIAKFDFAYKTDEILPFITRVKVGAMYRNNSISRWNNGGYTAKPAVGTFGTPGYVPAVIVPTAIVRGTLRACQPTATSSAAGGLSCNYGFVPSTNPANVRSGVDTLTPDQLRELFTRTLEPADSDYFGDLPNRGDLPPSWQGIRTDELFAALGASQFMNFDCLKECTASDGNVYAQPVTRANETIKNVYAMADFEQRLPLGLLFNGNVGVRGVFTTVEGSGLQTLSQVAVTASYNPANPNATAGIVTTSYSLPVTFDSSTTDWLPSFNFNLWGFNESLVLRLYGGKTIARPNVNNLVPAGTCVTFDERQALDPGADEFNCSGRIGNPGLKPFTAWNYNASLEWYPNADTMFSAAYGKLDVSVGNPIQVTELRQPFAGSAEVDPVTGAALADFTFLVPTFANGPGYKRSIWEFSAKTAFTFLPWFLKYTGADANFSILASAATSGQQDPLTGDVMLPPNESKYYTNASLWYDDGKLNLRVAYQKRSSRFSCITPCGGNTTDINYPGEQWTNVRLVAPGYNPGVPRFEDGSTFIDVKASYNITRNFQIYAEGRNMRREAQTVSTGEYVPFGDGTPRILRLNYGGRRIMGGVRVQFGN; encoded by the coding sequence ATGACTGACCGATCGAAAATGCGCCGCTATATGGGTGCGACCAGCTCTTGGGCCGCGCTCGGCCTGGTGCTCGCTTTCGGCGGGCAGGCTTTGGCGCAGACCGCACCTGATCCCACCGGAACCGTGGTCGATGAAAGCGCGCTCCAGGATGAAGATGCCATCGTCGTCGTCGGTTCGCGCGCGAGCCAGCAATCGGCCAACAACCGCAAGAAGAACGCCCGGACCGCGACCGACTCGATCGTTGCGGACGATATCGGCTCCTTCCCCGATCGCAACGTCAACGAAGCGATTTCGCGCATCCCGGGCGTTGCGCTGAGCCGCAACGAGTTCGGTGAGGGCGACGGCGTTGCCGTGCGCGGCAACGGCCCCGATCTGACCCGCGTCGAGCTGGACGGCATCGGCGTGCAGAGCACCAATGCGCTTGCGATCGCGGGTGCGAGCGGTCGCGGATCGGATCTCCGCGAGCTCCCCGCGGAACTCGTCAAGAGCGTCGACGTGGTCAAGGGCTCCACCGCCGACATGACCGAAGGGTCGCTGGGCGGCACGGTCCAGATCAAGACGCGCACAGGCCTCGATTTCAAGAAGCCCTATGCTTCGCTGCGCGTCGGCGCCGGCCAGAATTCGCTGGGCAAGGATTGGACGCCCGACGTCAACGGGGTGCTTGCGAGCCGCTTCTTCAATGATCGACTGGGTGTCATCGCCAGCGGCAGCTATTCGAAGCTGCAGAACAATGCCCACGGCTATGAGAATACCACGAGCAACAATCGCGGCTATTCGCGCCTGTATGATTTCGACAATTCGCCCGAGAAGACCTTCGCGTTCAATCCTGCCACGGTCGGCACCGACGCTGCCGATGTTGCCATCGCCAACGCCACGGCGCCCGACGGCTCCACTCTGACTCCGCGCGAACTGGTGACGCTTGCGGCCGGTGCTGCGAGCAAGGCGCAGTGCCTGACCATCTTCCCGAACGCCAGTGCCACCGCTGCTACCGGCGTTCGCGCGCAGCGCATCCTGGAACAGCAGACCTGCCTCAATCAGTGGAACGATTATACGCCGTCGCTGATCCGGCATTTCTCGAATACCCAGACCGATGAACGCTATTCGTTCGACGCACGGATGGATTATCGCATCACCGACAATCTGACCTTCTTCGCCAAGGGCACGATCGCCAATCGCAAGGTCCACGACCAGAACCGTAGCCGCACGCCGGTCTCGCTGTTCAACGCGAATCTGAACGGCACTTTCGTCGACACCGCGACCGGGTACCCGCGGATCCGCTCGGTTTCGCCAACCGCACCGGCCGGCTACGCCCTCTTCGATCCGCAGTACGGATTCAACAATGTCGCCAATAACGCCACGCTCGGCAACGTGCTCAACGTGGTGCCCGGCAGCGTCGTGGTCGACAGTGCGCATAACGTTACCCAACTCACGACGACCAACAATTCGGTGACGATCGATCAGATCGAGAACCGCATCGATACTAGCACCAAATATGCCCAGGCCGGCCTGGAGTATCGCAGCGATCGGCTCGAGATCGATCTGTGGGGCGGCTACACCAAGGCGGTCACCAGCCGCGGCGATATGCGCACGCAGCGTTCCTACAATTATGGCGATGCGACGCTGACCTTGCAGCCGAATGGCCTGTGGGACATCGATCTCCCGGCCAATTATGACGAAACCAACCCGAGCAATTTCGTCCAGGTCGCTCCGGCCACGACCGCACTGGCCGCCGTGGTGGCCGGGCCGAATGGTCCAGCCGTGCCTGCTTACTCGATCGCGCAGCAGCCGCTGACGACGCCGAACTTCCAGGTCCAATACACCCCGGCTCTGGGTGAAGCATCGGAGAAGATCGCGAAGTTCGACTTTGCCTACAAGACCGACGAGATTCTGCCCTTCATCACCCGGGTCAAGGTTGGCGCGATGTATCGCAACAACAGCATCAGCCGCTGGAACAATGGCGGCTACACCGCCAAGCCGGCGGTCGGTACCTTTGGTACGCCGGGCTATGTTCCTGCGGTCATCGTGCCGACGGCGATCGTCCGCGGCACGCTGCGGGCATGCCAGCCGACCGCGACCTCGTCGGCAGCAGGCGGCCTGTCGTGCAACTATGGATTCGTCCCCAGCACAAATCCCGCCAATGTTCGCTCTGGCGTCGACACGCTGACTCCGGACCAACTGCGCGAGCTTTTTACGCGCACGCTTGAGCCGGCCGACTCGGACTATTTCGGTGATCTGCCAAACCGGGGCGATCTGCCGCCGTCATGGCAGGGCATTCGGACCGACGAGCTGTTCGCAGCGCTCGGCGCGTCGCAGTTCATGAATTTCGACTGCCTGAAGGAGTGCACGGCGAGCGACGGCAACGTTTATGCGCAGCCCGTCACGCGCGCGAACGAGACGATCAAGAACGTCTATGCCATGGCCGATTTTGAACAGCGTCTGCCGCTCGGCCTGCTGTTCAACGGCAATGTCGGCGTCCGCGGAGTCTTCACCACGGTCGAAGGCTCGGGCCTGCAGACGCTTTCGCAAGTCGCCGTGACGGCTTCGTACAACCCGGCGAACCCCAATGCGACTGCGGGGATCGTCACCACCAGCTATTCGCTGCCGGTCACCTTCGACAGCTCGACGACCGACTGGCTCCCGAGCTTCAACTTCAACCTGTGGGGCTTCAACGAGTCGTTGGTGCTTCGCCTGTATGGCGGCAAGACCATCGCGCGTCCGAACGTCAACAATCTGGTTCCTGCCGGCACCTGCGTCACCTTCGACGAGCGTCAGGCGCTCGATCCGGGCGCCGACGAATTCAACTGCTCGGGCCGCATCGGCAATCCGGGGCTGAAGCCGTTCACTGCTTGGAACTATAACGCCAGTCTCGAATGGTATCCGAACGCGGACACCATGTTCTCGGCGGCCTATGGCAAGCTGGATGTCTCGGTCGGCAACCCGATCCAGGTGACCGAGCTGCGCCAGCCGTTCGCGGGTAGCGCCGAAGTAGATCCGGTCACCGGCGCAGCGCTGGCGGACTTCACCTTCCTCGTCCCGACCTTTGCGAACGGGCCCGGTTACAAGCGCTCGATCTGGGAATTCTCGGCAAAGACGGCGTTCACGTTCCTGCCCTGGTTCCTCAAATATACCGGTGCGGACGCCAACTTCTCGATCCTCGCCTCCGCCGCGACCAGCGGCCAGCAGGACCCCCTGACCGGCGACGTGATGCTGCCGCCCAACGAGTCCAAATATTATACCAACGCCTCGCTTTGGTATGACGACGGCAAGCTGAATCTGCGTGTCGCATATCAGAAGCGCAGCTCGCGTTTCTCGTGCATCACGCCGTGCGGCGGCAATACGACCGACATCAACTATCCGGGCGAGCAGTGGACTAACGTCCGTCTGGTCGCACCGGGCTACAACCCTGGCGTGCCGCGCTTCGAGGACGGCAGCACTTTCATCGACGTCAAGGCCTCGTACAACATCACCCGTAACTTCCAGATCTATGCCGAAGGCCGCAACATGCGGCGCGAGGCGCAGACCGTGTCGACGGGCGAATATGTGCCTTTTGGCGACGGTACGCCCCGCATTCTCCGTCTGAACTATGGCGGCCGGCGGATCATGGGGGGCGTTCGCGTCCAGTTCGGCAACTGA
- a CDS encoding DUF6491 family protein — translation MRRIWLLTSALLALGACAAPPIAGTAPQAQRACFWSSQVTGFADAGPDRALVHIGTRETWELTLSPGCPDVDWAMKLGVRARGGERICPGRPAELLVPNASESGFRRCLVRNVRRLSADEAAAARGI, via the coding sequence ATGCGTCGGATCTGGCTGCTGACTTCAGCCCTGCTCGCGCTCGGCGCCTGCGCAGCGCCGCCGATTGCGGGCACCGCGCCGCAAGCGCAGCGCGCCTGCTTCTGGTCCTCGCAAGTCACCGGCTTCGCCGATGCCGGGCCCGACCGCGCTTTGGTGCATATCGGTACCCGCGAGACATGGGAGCTGACGCTGTCCCCCGGTTGCCCCGACGTCGATTGGGCGATGAAACTGGGCGTTCGCGCGCGGGGCGGGGAGCGCATCTGTCCCGGGCGGCCCGCCGAATTGCTGGTTCCGAACGCCAGCGAGAGCGGCTTTCGCCGCTGCCTGGTCCGCAATGTCCGCCGGCTGTCTGCTGACGAGGCCGCCGCTGCACGGGGCATCTGA
- a CDS encoding aldo/keto reductase — MIARRAFGRTGIEVSSCTFGTAALAGSDLMEAKAALSLAFERGVNAVEVDAGDSASIDLLGGMLQREGARDRMHVLARLTSLLPFDLPSPHVMVGQAYPGRQLRAETEALLRQLGVERLGIAMLHAWCPEWLREGDWIETLDRLRQEGKIAGFGISLFDHDVDAGLEAVTSGLIDAVEVMYNIFDQGAAAALFPLCQRHGVAVIARAPLYYGALAGANLARGDWRAGYFYDAHRKETEARAGRIAEPGEAISDLALRFAQSHPAVSTVAVGMRTRAQVEANLRAFEQGPLDPEQQGSMAKHAWLCLSPHRAGSSAVGRTS; from the coding sequence ATGATCGCGCGCCGCGCTTTTGGCCGTACCGGCATCGAGGTGTCTTCCTGCACCTTCGGCACCGCCGCGCTGGCGGGGAGCGATCTCATGGAAGCGAAAGCGGCGCTCTCGCTGGCGTTCGAGCGCGGCGTGAATGCAGTAGAGGTTGATGCCGGCGACAGCGCGTCGATCGATCTTCTGGGCGGCATGCTCCAGCGCGAGGGCGCGCGCGATCGGATGCATGTCCTCGCGCGGCTGACCTCGCTGCTGCCGTTCGATCTGCCGTCACCGCACGTCATGGTCGGCCAAGCCTATCCTGGCCGGCAACTCCGCGCCGAGACCGAGGCGCTGCTCAGGCAGTTGGGAGTCGAGCGGCTGGGGATTGCGATGCTCCACGCCTGGTGCCCCGAATGGCTGCGCGAGGGGGACTGGATCGAGACGCTCGATCGGCTGCGGCAGGAGGGCAAGATCGCCGGCTTCGGCATCTCGCTGTTCGATCATGACGTCGATGCCGGGCTGGAGGCGGTGACCAGCGGGCTGATCGACGCCGTGGAGGTGATGTACAATATCTTCGATCAGGGCGCGGCGGCGGCGCTCTTTCCACTGTGCCAGCGGCACGGCGTCGCGGTGATCGCGCGCGCGCCGCTATATTATGGCGCGCTGGCCGGGGCCAACCTCGCGCGAGGCGACTGGCGGGCGGGCTATTTCTACGACGCGCATCGCAAAGAGACCGAGGCGCGGGCAGGGCGCATCGCGGAGCCAGGAGAGGCGATATCGGATCTGGCGCTGCGATTTGCCCAGTCGCATCCTGCGGTATCGACTGTGGCGGTGGGGATGCGGACGCGTGCGCAGGTCGAGGCCAATCTGCGCGCGTTCGAACAGGGTCCGCTGGATCCGGAGCAGCAGGGCTCGATGGCAAAGCATGCCTGGCTGTGCCTAAGCCCCCACCGCGCTGGGTCCAGCGCGGTGGGGAGAACATCCTAG
- a CDS encoding TonB-dependent receptor plug domain-containing protein: MKKTMISMLALAAASPALAQADQDQTNPGDAILVTASRSGDAVRADQIGASVTVLDAEALDRRQTRRVSDILRDVPGVAVNSIAGQGQVRIRGAEGNQVLVLIDGIEAADPYVGEFDFSTLLADPAARIEVLRGQQSSLYGSDAIGGVINYITLSGAEAPGLSARAEGGSFGTYNGNARAAGASDTFDYAVSGSFYHSDGTPNARGGARNLGSESVTGTAKLNWMPSPNLKLSAVGRYSQLDADSNNSELNPASPRFGTIVDSPGVRFNNRAFYGLVSAELTALDGRWTNALSAQFADTTRKGYNQAGLDSGDKGQRYKASFVSSFRFGTGSVVHRITGAVDLERESFRNITPSPFAFQGKRDTDNLGLVGQYELTVADRLSLGGSVRHDDNNRFGDPTTWRVQGSYRLPTDTRIRAAYGTGVKNPGYFELYGYSDGRYIGNPNLKPEKSEGWEAGIEQSFGEGRATIGATYFDSTLKDEIYTTYPAPIFVATPGNRTTDSRQHGVEIFVSARPIPQLRLDATYTYLDAEENGAEEVRRPKHLGSFNATVLSKDERFAGTLTVRYNGRMTDITFTDPTYASSPVVSLQEFVLVNFNADYKISDKVSLFGRVENLFDERYEEVFSFATQGRGAFGGVRVAF, from the coding sequence ATGAAGAAGACCATGATTTCGATGCTCGCGCTTGCCGCGGCCTCGCCCGCTCTAGCGCAAGCCGACCAAGACCAGACCAATCCTGGCGACGCCATCCTCGTCACTGCTTCGCGCTCCGGCGACGCCGTGCGGGCGGACCAGATCGGCGCATCGGTGACGGTGCTCGATGCCGAAGCACTCGACCGGCGCCAGACGCGCCGGGTTTCCGACATATTGCGCGACGTGCCCGGCGTCGCGGTGAACAGCATTGCCGGCCAGGGCCAGGTCCGCATCCGCGGCGCCGAGGGCAATCAGGTGCTGGTGCTGATCGACGGCATCGAAGCCGCCGACCCTTATGTCGGCGAGTTCGATTTCAGCACCTTGCTGGCCGATCCTGCAGCACGGATCGAAGTGTTGCGCGGCCAGCAATCCTCGCTTTACGGATCGGACGCGATCGGCGGGGTAATCAATTACATCACGCTCTCCGGGGCCGAAGCTCCGGGGCTCAGCGCGCGCGCCGAGGGCGGCTCGTTCGGCACCTATAACGGCAACGCGCGGGCGGCCGGTGCATCCGACACGTTCGATTACGCCGTGTCGGGGTCCTTCTATCATAGCGACGGCACCCCCAATGCCCGCGGCGGCGCCCGCAACCTCGGGTCGGAGTCGGTGACCGGCACCGCCAAGCTCAATTGGATGCCTTCGCCCAACCTCAAGCTGAGCGCAGTCGGCCGCTACAGCCAGCTCGACGCCGATTCGAACAATAGCGAGCTAAACCCGGCCAGCCCCCGCTTCGGCACGATCGTCGACAGCCCCGGCGTGCGCTTCAACAACCGCGCTTTCTACGGCCTCGTCAGCGCCGAACTGACGGCACTCGACGGTCGCTGGACCAACGCCCTCTCAGCGCAGTTCGCCGACACGACCCGGAAAGGATACAATCAGGCTGGCCTAGACAGCGGCGACAAGGGTCAGCGCTACAAGGCCTCCTTCGTCTCGAGTTTCCGCTTCGGCACCGGTAGCGTCGTCCATCGGATCACCGGCGCGGTGGATCTGGAACGCGAAAGCTTCCGGAACATCACCCCCTCCCCCTTCGCGTTCCAGGGCAAGCGCGATACCGACAATCTCGGGCTGGTCGGTCAATATGAGCTGACGGTGGCCGATCGGCTGTCGCTCGGCGGCTCGGTGCGGCACGACGACAACAACCGCTTCGGCGATCCCACGACCTGGCGCGTCCAGGGAAGCTATCGCCTCCCGACCGACACGCGGATCCGCGCAGCCTATGGCACCGGCGTCAAGAACCCGGGCTATTTCGAACTCTACGGCTATTCGGACGGACGCTACATCGGCAATCCGAACCTGAAGCCAGAGAAGTCCGAAGGCTGGGAGGCCGGGATCGAGCAGAGCTTCGGCGAGGGCCGCGCGACGATCGGCGCGACCTATTTCGATTCGACGCTGAAGGACGAGATCTACACGACCTATCCCGCCCCCATCTTCGTCGCGACCCCGGGCAACCGCACGACCGATTCCAGGCAGCACGGCGTCGAAATCTTCGTCAGCGCGCGACCGATCCCGCAGCTTCGCCTCGACGCGACCTACACCTATCTCGACGCCGAGGAGAATGGTGCCGAGGAAGTCCGCCGGCCCAAGCATTTGGGAAGCTTCAACGCGACTGTGCTTAGCAAGGACGAGCGTTTCGCTGGCACGCTCACCGTCCGCTACAACGGCCGGATGACCGACATCACCTTCACCGATCCGACCTATGCGAGCTCGCCGGTCGTTTCGCTGCAGGAGTTCGTGCTGGTCAATTTCAACGCGGACTACAAGATCAGCGACAAGGTCTCGCTGTTCGGCCGCGTCGAGAATCTTTTCGACGAGCGCTATGAGGAGGTGTTCAGCTTCGCCACTCAGGGCCGCGGCGCCTTTGGCGGCGTGCGAGTCGCCTTCTAG
- a CDS encoding Gfo/Idh/MocA family protein, with product MPKIRYGMVGGGEGAFIGAVHRMAAALDGDYALVCGAFSSDAQRGRRSADALGLAPGRSYPTLDALLAGESALPAEERMEVLAIVTPNHLHAPAAIAALDAGFHVMSEKPMALDLAEALAIEAAVQRSGKLYGLTFTYSGFPLVEEARARVARGDLGKIRLVQVEYSQGWLSGPLDREGNKQAEWRTDPARAGLGGCLGDIGTHAFQLTEHVSGLTVEQLSADLTTHVPGRRLDDDIAALLQFENGARGVLKASQIAAGDENGLRLRIHGEKGGLDWSQMEPNTLTIRWLDRPAEIIRAGGPGLEASTTARLRTPAGHPEGYIEAFANLYRSFGHALRAGQTRPPAWDTVDWFPGIADGLRTMTFVEAMIANSAGAAKWTSLADVLEARRNPS from the coding sequence ATGCCGAAGATCCGGTACGGCATGGTCGGCGGCGGCGAAGGTGCCTTCATCGGCGCAGTGCATCGCATGGCCGCGGCGCTTGACGGCGATTATGCCCTGGTCTGCGGCGCTTTCAGCAGCGATGCCCAGCGCGGACGGCGCAGCGCCGATGCGCTTGGCCTGGCCCCGGGGCGCAGCTATCCGACACTCGACGCCCTGCTCGCCGGCGAATCCGCCTTGCCCGCGGAGGAGCGGATGGAGGTATTGGCGATCGTCACCCCGAACCACCTCCACGCCCCCGCCGCGATCGCCGCGCTGGATGCCGGCTTCCACGTCATGTCCGAAAAGCCGATGGCGCTCGACCTCGCGGAGGCGCTCGCCATCGAGGCGGCCGTCCAGCGCAGCGGGAAACTCTATGGCCTGACCTTCACCTATAGCGGCTTTCCGCTCGTCGAGGAGGCGCGGGCCCGGGTCGCGCGCGGCGATCTGGGCAAGATCCGGCTGGTCCAGGTCGAATATTCGCAAGGCTGGCTCAGCGGTCCCCTCGACCGCGAAGGTAACAAGCAGGCCGAGTGGCGTACCGATCCGGCGCGTGCCGGGCTGGGCGGTTGCCTGGGCGATATCGGCACTCACGCCTTCCAGCTCACCGAGCATGTCTCGGGGCTAACGGTGGAGCAGCTCAGCGCCGACCTCACCACGCACGTACCCGGCCGCCGGCTCGACGACGACATTGCCGCGCTGCTCCAGTTCGAAAATGGCGCGCGCGGCGTGCTCAAGGCGAGCCAGATCGCCGCGGGCGACGAAAATGGCCTGCGCCTGCGCATTCATGGCGAGAAAGGCGGACTCGACTGGTCGCAGATGGAGCCCAATACGCTGACGATCCGCTGGCTCGACCGGCCGGCCGAGATAATCCGCGCGGGCGGCCCCGGCCTCGAGGCATCGACTACGGCCCGGCTGCGCACCCCCGCGGGCCATCCAGAAGGCTATATCGAGGCGTTCGCGAACCTCTACCGGAGCTTCGGCCACGCCCTGCGCGCGGGCCAAACGCGCCCGCCGGCCTGGGACACGGTCGACTGGTTTCCGGGCATCGCCGATGGCCTGCGAACAATGACATTCGTCGAGGCGATGATCGCGAACAGCGCCGGCGCGGCGAAATGGACGAGCCTGGCCGATGTCCTGGAGGCGCGCCGTAACCCGTCGTAG
- a CDS encoding c-type cytochrome, which translates to MRSMIALVPAVAALCAVVWAMPPAIVAKPVQDPGAQAFATCRACHTLAAGGRSAMGPNLHGLFGRKAGSIAGFNYSPALKASNVVWDAKTLDQYIAAPTKRVPGTRMVVSVADPARRAALIAYLKAETSKK; encoded by the coding sequence ATGAGGTCCATGATCGCGCTGGTGCCCGCCGTGGCGGCTTTGTGCGCAGTGGTATGGGCGATGCCCCCCGCCATCGTGGCGAAGCCCGTACAGGATCCCGGAGCGCAGGCCTTCGCAACCTGTCGTGCATGCCATACGCTTGCTGCAGGCGGAAGAAGCGCGATGGGTCCCAATCTTCACGGGCTGTTCGGGCGCAAGGCCGGTTCGATCGCGGGCTTCAACTACAGCCCTGCGCTGAAGGCATCGAACGTCGTCTGGGACGCGAAGACGCTCGACCAATATATCGCCGCGCCTACCAAACGCGTCCCCGGCACCCGGATGGTGGTGAGCGTGGCCGATCCCGCCCGCCGCGCGGCGCTGATCGCCTA